The Engraulis encrasicolus isolate BLACKSEA-1 chromosome 4, IST_EnEncr_1.0, whole genome shotgun sequence genome includes a window with the following:
- the LOC134446751 gene encoding uncharacterized protein LOC134446751, whose amino-acid sequence MWHLTGAQFRLAVLLFIASHDLRFTNAYPGGSKGEQNPSKWYNGRSQVDEWDDSETVQVSGAVSLGSSTSPYRQPSTYSRSVSAVATQPPFSSQSGGHSRSFSGPQRDLNQGSESYKSIQQNQDTSYNWKQQSTFKHVRQNQKSFVDHGKPQSSESPPAMSKPVQHDWWPQNTAKLKQQPNFDNWQGKVTSKSVKQNQQPSFDHWKPQPTGSQQATSKNIQQGQKPSFNNWGPQSLGSSQVSSRPVQRDWSRQVISKPAQPNQQSSFDHWKPQDTAKRMQQKHQQQPNSNVATNNWKQQDVSGHLGGSYGAASPGLHWQSHSIQGANFQSTLRPAQSSEPFQGYKAQQNQQMSKPDQDGYPSYHPAKPVQRWQQPSHQFPSNPPQQPSRTAPLSFQPGYHSGSTDKPVGGTRKSSADQNGLKYQQTKPNSVNEYKSVHSMTTGRAGKPQSQGHFSPSRGGLQGFNQAPGSSQAANKPQSRKKSSSWRELTFGSATATVKFGQKNGFGSAGPINKPEQQNQQLSANWMPQVSYKSLQHNRQPSLNNWSHMQHLKLQQNQQ is encoded by the exons GTTAGCGGTCCTCCTTTTCATTGCCTCTCATGACCTCAGATTTACAAATG CGTACCCTGGCGGCTCAAAAGGAGAGCAGAACCCAAGCAAATGGTACAATGGTAGATCTCAAGTAGATGAGTGGGATGATTCTGAAACTGTCCAAGTGTCTGGTGCCGTTTCTCTGGGAAGCTCTACGTCACCATACAGGCAACCCTCCACATATTCGAGGAGTGTGTCAGCCGTTGCGACACAGCCTCCGTTTTCTTCCCAGTCCGGTGGCCATTCCCGTTCGTTCTCAGGGCCTCAACGAGACCTCAATCAGGGCTCAGAATCCTATAAATCTATACAGCAAAACCAGGACACTTCTTACAACTGGAAACAACAATCCACTTTCAAGCACGTGCGGCAGAACCAGAAATCATTCGTCGATCACGGGAAGCCACAGTCCTCTGAATCTCCACCGGCTATGTCCAAACCTGTGCAGCATGACTGGTGGCCACAGAATACCGCCAAGCTCAAGCAGCAGCCAAACTTTGACAACTGGCAGGGAAAGGTGACTTCTAAATCTGTGAAGCAGAACCAGCAGCCATCCTTTGACCACTGGAAGCCACAGCCTACTGGATCACAACAGGCTACTTCCAAAAACATACAGCAGGGCCAGAAGCCATCCTTCAATAACTGGGGGCCACAGTCTTTAGGATCTTCACAGGTTTCATCTAGACCTGTGCAGCGTGACTGGTCGCGTCAGGTGATCTCTAAACCTGCACAACCGAACCAGCAGTCTTCATTTGACCACTGGAAGCCACAGGATACTGCCAAACGCATGCAACAGAAGCATCAGCAGCAGCCAAACTCAAATGTGGCCACGAACAACTGGAAGCAACAAGATGTTTCTGGGCACCTGGGAGGTTCTTATGGAGCAGCATCTCCAGGACTGCACTGGCAATCCCATTCAATCCAGGGAGCCAATTTTCAAAGTACCCTCAGACCTGCACAAAGTTCTGAACCATTCCAGGGGTACAAGGCCCAGCAAAACCAGCAGATGTCAAAACCAGACCAAGATGGCTACCCCTCATACCATCCAGCCAAGCCTGTCCAAAGATGGCAGCAACCTTCCCATCAGTTTCCCTCCAACCCTCCTCAGCAGCCTTCAAGAACGGCACCACTCTCCTTCCAGCCCGGCTATCACTCAGGGTCTACAGACAAACCGGTTGGTGGCACAAGGAAGTCATCAGCTGACCAAAATGGACTGAAATACCAACAAACCAAGCCTAACTCAGTGAATGAGTACAAATCTGTGCATTCAATGACAACTGGACGAGCAGGTAAACCCCAGTCTCAAGGCCATTTCTCTCCATCCAGAGGAGGTCTTCAGGGCTTCAACCAGGCACCAGGATCTTCACAGGCTGCAAACAAACCGCAGAGCCGGAAGAAATCTTCCAGCTGGAGGGAACTTACATTTGGCTCAGCAACAGCTACGGTCAAGTTTGGGCAGAAGAATGGCTTTGGCTCTGCAGGGCCTATAAACAAACCTGAGCAGCAGAACCAACAGCTGTCTGCCAACTGGATGCCACAGGTTTCATACAAGTCTTTGCAGCACAACCGGCAGCCATCCCTCAACAACTGGAGCCATATGCAGCATTTGAAACTGCAGCAAAACCAGCAGTAG